A genomic window from Candidatus Methylomirabilota bacterium includes:
- the mtgA gene encoding monofunctional biosynthetic peptidoglycan transglycosylase, with amino-acid sequence PYASISPHLKRAVLVAEDINFFSHGGFELSEVKIALERAVEDLEAPRGASTITQQLAKNLWLSPSRNPLRKLKEALLTWQLERALGKRRILELYLNVVEFGPGIYGVGAASQRYFAKPAADLGEQDAARLAASLPQPKTWHPGAASPAYQRQVATILRRMAKAEFLWRQI; translated from the coding sequence GCCCTACGCCAGCATCTCGCCGCATCTCAAGCGGGCGGTGCTGGTGGCGGAGGACATCAACTTCTTCTCCCACGGCGGCTTCGAGCTCTCGGAGGTCAAGATCGCGCTGGAGCGGGCCGTCGAAGACCTGGAGGCCCCCCGGGGCGCCTCCACCATCACGCAGCAGCTCGCCAAGAACCTGTGGCTCTCGCCGTCGCGCAACCCCCTCCGGAAGCTCAAGGAGGCGCTCCTGACCTGGCAGCTCGAGCGCGCCCTCGGCAAGCGGCGTATCCTCGAGCTCTACCTCAACGTGGTGGAGTTCGGCCCGGGAATCTACGGGGTCGGCGCGGCCAGCCAGCGGTACTTCGCAAAGCCCGCGGCCGACCTCGGCGAGCAGGACGCGGCGCGGCTCGCGGCCAGCCTCCCCCAGCCCAAGACCTGGCATCCCGGGGCGGCGAGCCCCGCCTATCAGCGCCAGGTGGCGACCATCCTGCGACGGATGGCGAAGGCAGAGTTCCTCTGGAGACAGATCTGA